One window of the Salminus brasiliensis chromosome 1, fSalBra1.hap2, whole genome shotgun sequence genome contains the following:
- the cep72 gene encoding centrosomal protein of 72 kDa — protein MRSARLPWPFETMAADSSSVTEQWIRGQLSLQHSCLADVRSLSLPGSYETGKIGHLGISLKNFVRLKSLDLSHNLLDSVQGLIHLKLLEKLNLYYNRISSLEDVLALRRLQNLKELDLRLNPVVQKHPHYRLYLVHAIAKLRKLDDCAVRDRERKAALMHFSVESALEPGRRERLIAEEKRDRSSDPRIASVNKMIMTKLSLREGNEEAALKHRFNTDGAVEAQAGAPLPLAEKNLPESQAQSTVRRRPSLKTSDAPRVTFVDHSVIRHSPEHLWPEPVTNPSVPSRIQAESNFTPHPSTKRAVLRGGDQRAPVVKDFPEGERNPVLHPPRVTYRNSDDAGRSRRPSLKPEGVGRPCKGAYKKPMELLLSLVEEYWSGRKKNHNTKHFFMHAVRILCMMEQEVVSGEEEMNSLRERIQIMNSQVELQDRRHQSEIQSLSEQLQRANGSIQHLDEQLRSVLEENVSLQKQLIRLEQKLLSEQLREMSSSADGGE, from the exons ATGCGCAGTGCGCGTCTCCCCTGGCCGTTTGAAACTATGGCGGCAGACAGTTCGTCAGTAACAGAGCAGTGGATACGAGGACAACTCAGCCTTCAGCACAGCTGCCTGG CTGATGTGAGATCTCTGAGCCTCCCTGGATCCTACGAAACCGGGAAGATCGGTCATCTGGGGATTTCTCTCAAGAACTTTGTCCGTCTGAAAAGCCTGGACCTCTCTCACAACCTGCTGGACTCTGTTCAG GGGCTCATCCATCTAAAGCTGCTGGAGAAGCTGAATCTGTACTACAACAGAATATCGTCTCTGGAAGACGTCCTGGCTCTGCGCAGGCTTCAGAATTTGAAGGAGCTCGACCTGAGGCTGAATCCTGTCGTACAGAAACATCCACACTACCGCCTGTACTTAGTCCATGCCATCGCCAAGCTGCGGAAACTTG ACGACTGTGCTGTGAGAGACCGAGAGAGGAAAGCAGCCCTGATGCACTTCTCTGTGGAGTCGGCGCTGGAGCCTGGTCGGAGGGAGAGGCTCATCGCTGAGGAGAAGAGGGACAG gagcAGTGATCCCAGGATTGCCTCGGTGAACAAGATGATAATGACAAAGCTGTCTCTTCGAGAGGGTAACGAGGAAGCGGCTCTAAAGCACAGATTCAACACAGACGGGGCCGTGGAGGCGCAAGCAGGTGCTCCTCTTCCTCTGGCTGAGAAGAATTTACCAG AGTCCCAAGCCCAGAGCACTGTTCGCAGACGGCCCTCTCTGAAGACATCTGATGCCCCCAGAGTCACCTTCGTTGATCACTCTGTAATAAGACACAGTCCCGAACATCTATGGCCAGAACCAGTAACAAACCCCTCCGTTCCCAGCAGAATTCAGGCAGAGAGCAACTTCACGCCACATCCCAGCACCAAAAGAGCTGTTTTGCGAG gaggCGATCAGCGAGCTCCAGTGGTAAAAGATTTCCCAGAGGGTGAACGAAACCCAGTTTTGCACCCACCCAGAGTAACGTACAGGAACTCGGATGATGCCGGGCGCTCACGGAGGCCCTCACTTAAACCTGAGGGCGTAGGAAGACCCTGTAAG GGAGCCTATAAGAAACCGATGGAGCTGCTTCTTAGCCTGGTGGAGGAGTACTGGTCTGGGAGGAAGAAGAATCACAACACTAAACACTTCTTCA TGCATGCTGTCCGGATCCTCTGCATGATGGAGCAGGAGGTTGTGAGCggggaggaggagatgaacTCTCTGAGGGAGCGGATCCAAATAATGAACAGCCAGGTGGAGCTCCAGGACCGACGACATCAGTCAGAGATTCAGAGTCTCTCAGAGCAGCTGCAGCGAGCAAACGGCTCCATC CAGCATCTTGATGAGCAGCTGAGGAGTGTATTGGAGGAAAACGTGTCCTTACAGAAGCAGCTGATCAGACTGGAGCAGAAACTCCTCTCTGAGCAGCTGAGGGAGATGTCCAGCTCTGCAGACGGAG GTGAATAG